A window of the Virgibacillus pantothenticus genome harbors these coding sequences:
- a CDS encoding sensor histidine kinase — protein sequence MSQWLIMFGIAVVTGIAFAIPVILLYRRRMRQLLSSMDDMLNNAIDDDFSEGCFDESALSAVETKLARFLAFCAVSSKNLTNEKENIESLISDISHQTKTAVANILLYTQLLEEERLPQDCVEYVNTLSAQAKKLDFLIQALVKTSRLESGIITVQPQRDSVQKLLERAITQVSPRAKEKEITIQLESTDGIAYYDPKWTIEAVYNVLDNAVKYSPMQGSIKIKTIPYELFFRIDITDQGIGITEDEQSKIFTRFYRSSATNVQEGMGLGLFLAREILSTGGGYIKVASKLGQGSTFSIFLAAGEK from the coding sequence ATGTCTCAATGGCTTATTATGTTTGGAATTGCAGTAGTTACTGGCATTGCCTTTGCCATCCCTGTTATTCTTCTGTACCGGAGAAGAATGCGCCAACTTTTGAGTTCAATGGATGATATGTTGAACAATGCAATCGATGACGATTTCAGCGAAGGTTGTTTTGATGAGTCTGCTTTGTCGGCTGTAGAGACAAAACTGGCTCGTTTTTTGGCATTTTGTGCAGTCTCCTCCAAGAATCTGACTAATGAAAAAGAAAACATCGAAAGCCTGATTTCAGATATTTCTCACCAGACGAAGACGGCTGTCGCCAATATTCTTTTGTATACGCAACTTCTCGAGGAAGAACGTCTGCCGCAAGACTGTGTGGAGTATGTAAATACCCTTTCAGCACAGGCTAAAAAGTTGGATTTTCTCATTCAGGCGCTGGTAAAAACCTCTCGTTTGGAGAGTGGTATTATTACCGTTCAACCACAAAGAGACAGTGTGCAGAAATTACTCGAAAGGGCCATCACACAGGTTTCCCCAAGAGCAAAAGAGAAAGAGATTACCATTCAATTAGAATCAACTGATGGGATAGCTTATTACGATCCTAAATGGACAATTGAAGCAGTGTACAACGTTCTTGATAACGCGGTGAAATATTCCCCAATGCAAGGCAGCATTAAAATCAAAACTATACCCTATGAGTTGTTTTTTCGTATCGATATCACCGACCAAGGTATAGGTATCACAGAGGATGAACAAAGTAAAATATTTACCCGTTTTTATCGTTCTTCCGCGACAAACGTTCAAGAGGGCATGGGCCTCGGTCTGTTCCTGGCAAGAGAGATTCTCTCAACTGGAGGCGGGTATATTAAGGTTGCCTCAAAGCTGGGACAAGGCTCTACCTTTTCTATCTTTCTTGCAGCTGGAGAAAAGTGA
- a CDS encoding glycoside hydrolase domain-containing protein, translated as MALAVNQYLETNYFTGVYDTAVYTAVKRFQEFMTLPATGTADMPTIKQLLTSNGYTGRSAPACDASTIVDREKAQTLVDHGYKIIGRYLTGTVGGTRSKAMTDSELKILEEFGIKVFPIYQDGGYYPEYFNYEQGFSDGFKAMAAAERLGFGYNTTIYFAVDFDAYGFQITNLILPYLIGVRQALDTTGGEAGINKFKLGVYGPRSVCIQADQDSRIKADNSFVANMSTGFSGNLGYTMPRNWAFSQFYEYTIGSGSGAIGIDKNDYSGRDKGVSRLTLQVKTQ; from the coding sequence ATGGCTTTAGCAGTAAATCAATATCTTGAAACAAACTACTTTACAGGCGTATATGACACGGCGGTCTATACCGCAGTTAAAAGATTTCAAGAATTTATGACCTTACCTGCTACTGGGACAGCTGACATGCCAACAATTAAACAACTTTTAACTAGTAATGGCTATACAGGAAGAAGCGCCCCTGCATGTGATGCATCAACAATTGTAGATCGTGAAAAAGCACAAACTCTTGTAGATCATGGTTATAAAATTATAGGGCGTTATTTAACGGGGACGGTTGGAGGAACTCGTTCGAAAGCAATGACGGACTCCGAGTTAAAAATCTTAGAGGAATTTGGAATAAAAGTATTCCCAATTTACCAAGATGGAGGTTACTACCCAGAGTATTTCAACTATGAACAAGGGTTTAGTGACGGGTTTAAAGCTATGGCTGCAGCTGAAAGACTAGGTTTTGGTTATAATACGACTATTTATTTTGCCGTAGATTTTGATGCGTATGGATTCCAAATTACTAATTTAATACTGCCGTATTTAATCGGTGTAAGACAGGCTCTTGATACCACAGGAGGAGAAGCTGGCATAAATAAATTTAAGTTAGGTGTATATGGACCAAGAAGTGTTTGTATTCAAGCAGATCAAGATTCTCGTATAAAAGCAGACAATAGTTTTGTTGCAAATATGTCTACAGGTTTTAGTGGAAATCTAGGTTATACAATGCCTCGCAACTGGGCGTTTAGTCAATTTTATGAGTATACTATTGGTAGTGGTAGCGGTGCTATTGGTATTGATAAAAATGATTACTCAGGTAGAGATAAAGGTGTAAGTAGGTTGACCCTCCAGGTGAAGACCCAATGA
- a CDS encoding DUF1433 domain-containing protein, whose product MNSNHEDFDDETIRKAEESVESFLKNNYKDIRTVDFKKGDYSAPMGGMVISGIVNNNKEATFSIDIDYQSNFRVGAISEGNEFPEIKEECKEKTCDY is encoded by the coding sequence GTGAACTCAAATCATGAAGATTTTGACGATGAAACAATTCGTAAAGCTGAAGAATCAGTTGAAAGTTTTTTAAAAAATAACTATAAAGATATCCGTACAGTAGATTTTAAAAAAGGTGATTATAGTGCTCCTATGGGAGGAATGGTAATTAGCGGAATCGTTAATAATAATAAAGAAGCGACTTTCTCTATCGACATTGATTATCAAAGTAACTTTAGAGTTGGCGCGATATCCGAAGGGAATGAATTTCCTGAAATAAAAGAGGAATGCAAAGAAAAAACATGTGATTATTAA
- a CDS encoding peptidoglycan-binding domain-containing protein: MDKMVLEVQKWLNKTYKGKNGYKTIPENGKTGNTTVGALIIGLQIELGIPNPVPTFGPATSRKFPGLAKQGKNEKPNNLIKILQGGFWCKGYNPGGFSGNFFEGTEKKVKEFESDVGIEPTGFVDSKLMKAILNTDGFRYNDKYPEYIRGVAFK, from the coding sequence ATGGATAAAATGGTATTAGAAGTGCAAAAGTGGCTAAACAAAACGTACAAAGGGAAAAATGGGTATAAAACTATTCCGGAAAATGGAAAAACAGGTAACACAACAGTAGGGGCTCTTATTATTGGTTTACAAATAGAGCTTGGTATACCAAATCCGGTACCAACATTTGGCCCGGCTACGTCTAGAAAATTTCCTGGTTTAGCGAAACAGGGGAAAAATGAAAAACCAAATAATCTAATTAAAATCCTACAAGGTGGATTCTGGTGTAAAGGTTATAATCCAGGTGGTTTCTCAGGTAATTTCTTTGAAGGCACGGAGAAGAAGGTTAAGGAATTTGAAAGTGATGTTGGAATTGAACCGACTGGATTTGTTGATTCGAAACTTATGAAAGCCATACTTAATACAGATGGGTTCAGATACAATGATAAATACCCAGAGTATATTAGAGGGGTAGCATTTAAATAG
- a CDS encoding lipase family protein has translation MVGKYVKKHGANNIVFTGHSLGGGLAQYFAVKHDSNAITFASADVFDLLSKEDQERALNGEFKDIKPCSCR, from the coding sequence ATTGTTGGAAAATATGTAAAGAAACATGGAGCAAACAACATCGTATTTACAGGACATTCTCTAGGTGGAGGACTTGCCCAATATTTCGCTGTCAAACATGACTCAAACGCTATTACGTTTGCTTCAGCTGACGTGTTTGATCTGTTATCCAAAGAAGATCAAGAACGGGCGTTAAATGGAGAATTTAAAGATATTAAACCCTGCTCATGTCGATGA
- a CDS encoding response regulator transcription factor has translation MTIIKILIIEDDLSLSNGVAIALKNSEFTIIQARDLNSARMEIQKTTFDLIILDINLPDGSGLDFLKELRKFSAIPVIMLTAKDMETDVVTGFEFGADDYITKPFSLMILRARVRAQLRKVSAISIEPIQIDGFSFSFTKMEFSKYGVPIELSKTEQKLLRCLLENKGHTMERSQLLDIIWTDGADYVDENALSVTVKRLRDKLEDVPSSPKYIKTVYGIGYTWAVT, from the coding sequence ATGACTATTATAAAAATATTGATTATTGAAGATGACTTATCCTTATCTAACGGGGTAGCTATCGCTTTAAAAAACAGTGAATTTACCATTATACAGGCACGAGATTTGAATTCTGCTCGGATGGAAATCCAAAAGACGACCTTTGATTTAATTATTTTAGATATTAACTTGCCAGATGGAAGCGGACTGGATTTTCTGAAGGAATTGCGCAAATTCTCTGCAATTCCTGTGATTATGTTGACTGCCAAAGATATGGAAACAGATGTGGTTACTGGCTTTGAATTTGGGGCAGACGATTATATAACTAAGCCCTTTAGCTTGATGATCCTACGCGCAAGGGTTCGGGCTCAGTTAAGAAAAGTATCCGCCATCTCCATAGAACCCATACAAATTGACGGTTTTTCCTTTTCTTTCACAAAAATGGAATTTTCAAAATATGGTGTACCTATTGAACTTAGCAAGACTGAGCAAAAATTGCTCCGTTGTTTACTTGAAAATAAAGGTCATACTATGGAACGATCGCAACTGCTCGATATCATTTGGACGGACGGCGCTGATTATGTGGACGAGAATGCTCTCTCGGTTACGGTCAAACGTCTGCGTGATAAGCTGGAAGATGTACCATCGTCTCCCAAGTATATTAAAACGGTTTATGGTATTGGCTACACCTGGGCGGTGACATGA